From a region of the Eretmochelys imbricata isolate rEreImb1 chromosome 6, rEreImb1.hap1, whole genome shotgun sequence genome:
- the FEN1 gene encoding flap endonuclease 1, with translation MGIHGLAKLIADVAPGAIRENDIKSYFGRKVAIDASMSIYQFLIAVRQGADMLQNEEGETTSHLMGMFYRTIRMVENGIKPVYVFDGKPPQLKSGELAKRTERRAEAEKQLQEAQEAGEEDNVEKFSKRLVKVTKQHNDECKKLLTLMGIPYVEAPGEAEASCATLVKAGKVYAAATEDMDCLTFGSPVLMRHLTASEAKKLPIQEFHLNRVLQDLDLTWEQFVDLCILLGCDYCESIRGVGPKRAVELIKQHKTIEKIVQHIDPKKYPLPENWLHKEAQQLFLQPDVVDPETVELKWSEPDEDGLVLFMCGEKQFNEERIRNGIKRLSKSRQGSTQGRLDDFFKVTGSITSAKRKEPEPKGSAKKKAKGNSVAAAKFKKGK, from the coding sequence ATGGGAATCCATGGCCTGGCCAAACTGATCGCAGACGTGGCGCCCGGTGCCATCCGAGAGAATGACATCAAGAGTTATTTCGGTCGGAAGGTGGCCATCGACGCCTCCATGAGCATCTACCAGTTCCTGATTGCCGTGCGGCAGGGAGCTGACATGCTGCAGAACGAGGAAGGTGAGACCACCAGCCACCTGATGGGCATGTTCTACCGAACCATTCGTATGGTGGAGAACGGTATCAAACCGGTCTATGTCTTTGACGGCAAGCCCCCCCAGCTGAAGTCGGGCGAGCTGGCCAAGCGGACTGAGCGCCGGGCCGAGGCAGAGAAGCAGCTCCAGGAGGCCCaagaggcaggggaagaggaCAACGTGGAGAAATTCAGCAAGAGGCTAGTCAAGGTGACCAAGCAGCACAATGACGAGTGCAAGAAGCTGCTGACCCTCATGGGCATTCCTTATGTGGAGGCACCAGGTGAGGCTGAAGCCAGCTGTGCCACCTTAGTGAAAGCTGGCAAAGTCTATGCAGCTGCCACTGAGGACATGGATTGCCTGACCTTTGGCAGCCCCGTGCTGATGCGGCACCTTACAGCCAGTGAGGCCAAGAAGCTGCCTATCCAGGAATTCCACCTGAACCGCGTCCTGCAGGACCTAGACCTAACAtgggagcagtttgtggacctgTGCATCCTTCTGGGCTGTGACTACTGCGAGAGCATACGTGGCGTTGGGCCCAAGCGTGCTGTGGAGCTCATCAAGCAGCATAAGACCATTGAAAAGATTGTGCAGCACATAGATCCCAAGAAGTACCCCCTGCCTGAGAACTGGCTGCACAAGGAGGCCCAGCAACTCTTCCTACAGCCTGACGTGGTGGACCCTGAGACCGTGGAGCTGAAGTGGAGCGAGCCGGATGAGGATGGGCTTGTCCTTTTCATGTGTGGGGAGAAGCAGTTCAACGAAGAACGGATCCGCAATGGGATCAAGAGGCTGAGCAAGAGCCGCCAAGGTAGCACTCAGGGCCGGCTGGATGACTTCTTCAAGGTGACTGGCTCCATCACCTCAGCCAAGCGTAAGGAGCCAGAACCCAAGGGCTCAGCCAAGAAGAAAGCAAAGGGCAATAGTGTAGCAGCAGCGAAGTTCAAAAAGGGGAAATAA